Genomic segment of Apium graveolens cultivar Ventura chromosome 7, ASM990537v1, whole genome shotgun sequence:
gACCATTTCAGATGTTTGTGCAAACTGTAGGTGCTCAAGCAAGCAGAAGACgtaattataaatttttaaattcgTATGTTCTTTCTATTTTATCCCAGTGGTGTTGTAAGTTCTAGAAGAACATCTTTTCACATATAATTATAACAAACTTGACTGGATCATTTTATTTAAATGCTAGCTGATATAACCTGGTTTGTTGTGGGGGAGTAAAAATTGTCGTCAAATATATTATAGTGATATACTGATACCAATAGATCATTTACCCACATATCAACAAAAACCAACCTAGCCTTTGGGGCTCATATTCCTCAAGTTCGAAGTTATCTAGATTTCATGGCTAAGTATCCATAGTTCTGTATTTAGTGTACTTGTATACAacacccatatatatatatatatattataaacaTCCAAATTCTAATTAATCTTCGAAATCTTTAATTATTAACATTGTGAGCGCCAATGAATCTAAGATTATTAACATATAAAAATGCAAATGCACTTTGGTTATTACATTATAAGATTATTTACAAGTAATACATACACGAATCATCTGCGTCTTATATGTTACGTGATATATATTGGACATATATCATGAACATATACAGGTACACATATTTTCTCCCTACTTGATGATGATATCACATAGGGAGTGCGATGATGCATATGTTCATTATAGAATTGCAATAAACCAGATTCAAATAACAAAAAATGTGATAAGATAACTTGATCAAATTAATAGTAGGTAAATGGATCATATGTACAAGTCATACTTACAATATTAATGTAGAATTAAGAGATGAAATACTTACAAATGTAAAGCTAGGAGAGATGGATAAGTTACAACTAGTCTAGGAAGGTggtatttttgcaagtttatttttCAGTAATTAGTACATTAACAATCCATGAGTCAATATGGAATATAAATGTAATGTGATTCATTGTGCTGTGGAATTTAATTCAAATAGCATAATACCTTTAACGATTACTACTTCATACTGTGTAGATATGGAAAAGACTAAAGACTGAATACATAGACATTGTGACAATTTTAAAATTGCAGGTATCGTTTAGTAAGATTTAAATGATAAAATCTCAGTGTATTTTCTGAAGTTAATTAACCAGGTGACCTATATTTGTCTTTTTGATTTTTGTTCACAATCTGTAATTCTGTATAATTAACTAGGTAACCTATATTTATGCAAAATACTTGGTATCATATATATCTTACTCTCTACAAATTTTAGGTGCACCATAACATAAAGAGTAAGGACCGAGAAGATCTCTAGTGTCTGGAAAGGTATCAAAAGGGCATCTAGTCCATAAGCTTTTCtttttaaattactaaaataatcCTGAGATCGTTGACTCTCATATTGAGTTTCCTTGATGTTGTGGTAGTAAACTACAACCATAACAACCACTGCTTCTATTTTCCTCTAATGTTTGATAAAGTTATACGTTTACGTGCTAGATACAAGCATGTACATCTCAAACAAATAAGTTTTCAGATAGTAAGCATACCTTCTGCCACTTAGTGCAGGGCTCGTGATCAAATTTAGACATATTTAAAAGATAAAGCAACCATGAATAGAAAACCTAAATATGCAGTAATTTAGGAAGAAAAGCAAACTGACTAGTGCATCAAAATGTACAGAATAACCTGTAAAATATTGCACAAGTATAAATGCATAACAAAAGGGATCAAAATATACCTATCTTCTCACACAGAAGGGAACAACCCCACTTTTGTGATTGAAGTCCAACTTAGCATGATTGTTTCTCCCTATCTCTGTAGCCTTCTTAAATTTTTCGTCTCCTAATGCTTAGTGATGCTTTCCCAAGAACCCTTGTTAAAATAATGTGGCTTCACCATAAGTCTGGTTGCATGAGTGTAGCCTAGACTTATGGCTAATTTCACTCTCTCATCCGCTCGACTCTTCTCCTTGCTAAGAAGTTGCTTCCAGTTATTTTGAATATGAGCTTTAACATATCGATCTCCTTCTTCATCTGTACATTCATAGTTGTAATAAACCTGCCAAACAAAATATACACAATTCTTAGCCTAAATTCAAACTCTAAATGTACCAACTCGTAAGTACTTCAATACCCTGTAATCAATTGCACAACTATCCAGAAAAGCTTATCTTGTTTTTCCACTTGTATTTATGATATCTTTGTCCCAAAGAGATCGAATTATGGCCAGTAGAGTCTTTTTATAATGAGCCTCGTTGATACTGTAATAATTAAAATAACACAAACATTCAAGTTCTGGAAAAAAAACAAATAACAAGACTATAAAAATTctatcaaaataaatattaagcCAAATTACCATCTGTCAACAAAGTGAACAGTCACAAGTTTAACCCCATTTATCGGTCTCTTATGAAAATCGCCTTGTGAAGCTTTCCACTGAAGACTTTCAACAATAAGTGCTATATCCTCCTCCTCATCAACTCTGCCACCATTTTCAATATGCATGGCATCACCGACATCACCCCTTCCCATAGCTTCTCCCCTTCCCCTGTCTCCTACATCACTTCTTCCCCTGGCCCCTCCCCGTCCTCTTCCCCTTCCTCTTCTCCTTCCCCTTCCGCCACTACCAGTACCTCTTCCCCCACTGCTAGTACTTGAGCCACCCAATGCCATGAGAACCATAAAAATAATCAACAACCAAATTTGACTCTCGATCTGTTataaaaataagaattaaatatgTATCTGTAAGAACATTGGGAATATATATGATGCGCAACGAACAAATTAGTATAAACTAAGTTTTAAGTCTAATAAAACATGTCAATTTATCTCACAGTACTTTTATTTCAATATTTTCTCGCGCTTGTGCGTGCTTGAGCAAGCAGCAGAACGAAAGTGCACGGACCACAAACCGAATCTTGTagataaaatataaaaataaaaaaattagaacaAGTTAAACCATAGAACTCATAGTTCTTAATACTACTGAAGTATAAACATAGAATCAATCACAAACTAACACATTCATTCATCAAAATAAGCAACTGCAAACCAATATTCTACATAACAAGAAGAGTAACTTTATGAGAGAGAGTAAACAAGGTAGATAGAAAGTGATTACTAAAAATCCAAACTCGATCTATCTGCTATAGCTAATAACTAATTACTAGTAAAATTTTTGTTTAATTAGCTATAAAAGTAACAATAATGATGCAATCATAACATTATATATAGTAAAAAATGTTAAATGATGCCAGAGAAAGATGTAGTTTTTTTGTTAGAATGAAAGCCAAATTCAAAAGAATATTAACCCAGGTTTGAAAAAAAATCAGAGCACAGAAAAACAAGTTAATAATAGTCAAATATTGTGTTCTTAAAATCAATAAAATCTTTTATAGCAAGGTCAAGAACAAAAACAATCTTTACTTTTTTGTATATATAACAATTTTTGCATGCCTCTAcatttttgtatatatatatatgtttcaTTACTTTCATAGTAGTGTTGCACCATAAGTCTCAAACTAAGTTGCATACATCACTAATAATACATTTAAATGATATGTTTATAGCAAGGTCGAGGATCATTTAATTTTCATTTAAAAATCTTGTATACTAAGTTTAAATTTAAGTAGTTATTACTACTAAGAAATTTTAAGGCATGCTGAATACTGCTGGCCTTTGAAACAATTTGAGTTGTTAACAAATGCTTTTAGTTATATATCCATTTTCTAACTACTATGTCCGTGTAGGCCAGGTCAAGGAAGATGAGATCGAAGAGAGTAAGATATTGCCTTATTGTAGCTTAGAGAAAAAGAACAAATTTATGGGGGGAAATGGAACAGAAATTTCTGCAAGCACTACAAGTATTGTCCTTGATTTTTTTAGCTAACCGATTTGCCCTCTGTTTATTATTGGAAGTACATCAATTGCCTAATATTCATTGGTGTTAGAACATTCTAACAATCGTAGTTTTAGCTAATTTAACAATCCCCCTTATATTGCTACTGAAGTCAGTATCTTAATCTTCTGACTATTTGATATTTGCCGATATGCTCAAAACCAAATATTGTGTTCCTAATCACGGAAAAATAACGGAGTCAACGTTCCATTTTAGCAACAGAGATTCAACTTTAAAGGGAATCAGTCTAGTGTTAAATATTTGGGAAAGTTTCCGATATTAGCCCTCTATTCTTAGTCAAATACATGAGTTCATAATGCCTAGGAAGCCAGAAACATCAACCCAAATTGTATATTACTACAAACAGTATACAATTTTATACAAAAATtgtataaaatttaataaaaaaaataagaaagatagataaaaaaatatataaagaaAGACGAAGAAAAGAAAAGCAGAGAGAATCCAGGAGATAAAAATCTCAACCCAAATCTCAAAAACCCTAATCCCCAAATCCCAAAACCCTAATCTATAAATCTCAAAAACCCTAATCCCCAAATCTTAAAGAATCAGTAGGCTAATTGAGATTTAATAAAGAAATCTAACCTGCTGAGATGTAAGCTGAGTTGATATGCGAGAGTATAGAGAGGGGAGACTATCGATTTTTGTTGGATAGAGTTGACCCACCATTGATGCTTAGCCGAGAGAAAGAGACGAGAGAGATGTAATAAAAGAAAAAGATAATAATAAAAAGAAATTGGAGCCGGCCCGTGTATACATTATGTGTAGATTTTAAAATCGACTGATTGTAgtcatttttataaatataatttccACGAAAATCGGTCACTTTTAATTTATTCCAGTTTTCCACTTCTAGTAGCTACTGCCTCTTTTCCCCTGCCTCAAACTTAAACTTTGAAACAACATTATGTAAATCACATAAAATTAAGGAAAACAAATCTAATCAAACTAACATaattcaaataaaatattttacataAATTCATTCAATCTCAAATTTAATAGAATAAAATTAATCGTCATCGTCATTATCATTACTATCATTTTCTTCATCAACATTCATATCTTGATCATTTTGTTGTTCAATATCTTCATATATGGAGTAATCATCTTCAAAACTTCTCAAATcaataaaaaaattgaaggaTCACGAATAACCACTCTTTCAACTTGTGATGATGAAGCATttgaaacatcattttgaaaaatatCATCATCAAATGTGTCCTCTTCGGTTAATGGAATAACTTCATTAACTTGTCGACTCTTTGTGGTGAGGACCGTGTACCATGATGACTTTGTATTTATAATACTTGGTGCATAATACACTTGATGAGCTTGACTAGCTAACACGAACACATCGTTGGCATTCAACTTTGATTTGATATCAACCGTAGTAATTCGGTTTCTATCCACTTTGACGTGTGTTGTGTGATCAAACCAATGACATTTGAATAAGATAACATGATGACCATTGTGGTAGTAGAGGTCAAGTACTTCTTGGAGTCGTCCATAATAATTTCCAAAACTTTCTTTATAAGAACTTCCTATAAATCAAACATGgcaaaattatatataaatgttataaaattaatataatttctaTTTTAGGAACTTCTTTAATCTCTTACCAATGACAAGTACACCGGAATTTAAAGAAGTACGTTCACTAAAATGTCCGCAATCAAATTTATAACCATTACACTTGCAACCCTTGTAAGATTCCACTTCATATGATGGTCCTTTTATTAGGTCATTGAATTTGTTTTTAAGCTCAATGTCATCTTTTACCTAAATTATTTTAGAAATGAAGTGTAAAGATGTGTAAGAGTAATAAGATATTGTTACAACAATACACACACCTACacatttatatatttataaacgTACCCTTCTTTCAAACCAACCCGCGAATAGTTCTTTTTGTTTTCCTTCTTGTTGTGCATCATTAAAGTCCGGATGATGCCTACGTACCAACCTCTGAAACTCACTacaatttaaattttagtaagttataattcactaaaattaaatttgtcaaatttaaaataataaagaTAGTGAAGTATATAATACCGTAAGTATTGTGCAACCTCCGGTGAATTGATAAGGACATAGCATGTCACTAGTCTATGTTCAACTTTACTTAAAAGTCTACGCCCATTACGTAATATAGGTTGTGTAGGATACCTATAAACCTCCAAAACACTCGGATCAAGAAACCTTGTAGGCACCTCATTTCGACGAAGTCGATTATGCACGGTTTCAGCTTTGGATTCAAAATACAACTCACAAAAGTGTACAGCTTCCTCCTCAATATAGCGCTCTGCCATTGAACCTTCTGCCCGTGCTTTATTATTAATTTTCAATTTCAAGTCGTGCAAGTATCTTTCAACAAAATACATCCACCGATGATTAGATGGGCCTCCCAGCTTACACTCAGTAGCTAAATATGAAGGTAGATGCTCCATGGGATTAAAAAAACCCTGGAATATAGATGGTTTCGAGCTTAGACATTATCTTCACTATATCTTTTTCCATCTTCTCCAAATTTGTGTATTTCAAATTTGCTAAGCATAAATCTTGAAATAAGTTAGACAACTCAATAAGAACATCAGCTACATTCTTTGGTAGCAAGTCATGACAAACAATAGGCAATAGCTTTTGCATGAAAATATGGCAATCATGTGATTTCATCCCGCGAATACACCTTTTTCCATATTTACACACCTAGATATATTCGATACATACCCATCTAGAAGATTCAAACTTTTAATCCAATGGAATAGCTTATTGATTTGCTCTTTCCCAAGCACATATGGTGCATCTGGTGTTGTGCCATCATCCTGAATCCACAACTCACAGTGTACACCTAACTCCTTACTATCATTTCTTGCGTTTGAGTTGTCTTTGGTTTTTTTCTTATCACCAAGCATTGTGTAGAATATGTTATCAAACACATTTTTTTCAGTATGCATGACATCAATATTGTGGCGAAGACTCAGTGTTTCCCAATTTGGTAGCTCAAAAAATGGAGAATAGTGTGTCCAATTATGTGTCACGCCATAATCCCTCGGCTTTTGCCTAATAGTTTTTCCAGGAAGAGGAAACTGCATTTGCTCACAAAGCATCTTTGCCCTTGATCCAGAATGTCGAGTTGTGACTGAATGTCTCTCACATCGTCCAAACTTTGTGCTTTTTCTTAGTGGATCATCTTCTTCCAAAAAATAATGAGCTATACCATAGAATGTAGGTTTACCACCATGTTTGAGTTGTTTTCCCTTTACCATTCCCATACATACCGGACATGCCAATTTTCCCTTAGTCGACCATCCACTAATCATACCAAGTGCTGGAAAGTCATTAATTGTCCACTTTAATGCTACTTTCATTGTGAAATTTGAGCGTGACACCCTATCATATGTTTCCACCC
This window contains:
- the LOC141675143 gene encoding uncharacterized protein LOC141675143, which encodes MVGQLYPTKIDSLPSLYSRISTQLTSQQIESQIWLLIIFMVLMALGGSSTSSGGRGTGSGGRGRRRGRGRGRGGARGRSDVGDRGRGEAMGRGDVGDAMHIENGGRVDEEEDIALIVESLQWKASQGDFHKRPINGVKLVTVHFVDRWFITTMNVQMKKEIDMLKLIFKITGSNFLARRRVERMRE
- the LOC141673226 gene encoding uncharacterized protein LOC141673226 encodes the protein MTSDRSWMNRRFDASKNITKEYKIGVDGFIKFSVANTDDSKGRIRCPCNECGNFYIKNPDDVILHLYRYGIMPAYTIWYFHEKSARSRVDIRTSSMNFDNTHDDFYDAREMFGDFSEANNNFENMHEEPNATAKSFYRMLDSASEPIYPNSLPEDHKFPMRYYDVKKLVSGLSMGYKKIDACLNDCMLFYKENSEKTHCDIYDEGRYKMLWFTGVETYDRVSRSNFTMKVALKWTINDFPALGMISGWSTKGKLACPVCMGMVKGKQLKHGGKPTFYGIAHYFLEEDDPLRKSTKFGRCERHSVTTRHSGSRAKMLCEQMQFPLPGKTIRQKPRDYGVTHNWTHYSPFFELPNWETLSLRHNIDVMHTEKNVFDNIFYTMLGDKKKTKDNSNARNDSKELGVHCELWIQDDGTTPDAPYVLGKEQINKLFHWIKSLNLLDGCIRGMKSHDCHIFMQKLLPIVCHDLLPKNVADVLIELSNLFQDLCLANLKYTNLEKMEKDIVKIMSKLETIYIPGFF